A window of the Streptomyces finlayi genome harbors these coding sequences:
- a CDS encoding HU family DNA-binding protein, which yields MNRSELVAALADRAEVTRKDADAVLAALAETVGEIVAKGDEKVTIPGFLTFERTHRAARTARNPQTGDPINIPAGYSVKVSAGSKLKEAAKGK from the coding sequence ATGAACCGCAGTGAGCTGGTGGCCGCCCTGGCCGACCGCGCCGAGGTGACTCGCAAGGACGCCGACGCCGTGCTGGCCGCGCTCGCCGAGACCGTCGGAGAGATCGTCGCCAAGGGCGACGAGAAGGTCACCATCCCCGGCTTCCTGACCTTCGAGCGCACCCACCGTGCCGCTCGCACCGCTCGGAACCCGCAGACCGGCGACCCGATCAACATCCCCGCCGGTTACAGCGTGAAGGTCTCCGCGGGCTCGAAGCTCAAGGAAGCCGCCAAGGGCAAGTAA
- the murA gene encoding UDP-N-acetylglucosamine 1-carboxyvinyltransferase yields the protein MTGTDDVLLVHGGTPLEGEIRVRGAKNLVPKAMVAALLGSGPSRLRNVPDIRDVRVVRGLLQLHGVTVRPGDEPGELILDPSHVESANVADIDAHAGSSRIPILFCGPLLHRLGHAFIPGLGGCDIGGRPIDFHFEVLRQFGATIEKRADGQYLEAPQRLRGCKIRLPYPSVGSTEQVLLTAVLAEGVTELSNAAVEPEIEDLICVLQKMGAIISMDTDRTIRITGVDRLDGYTHRAIPDRLEAASWASAALATEGNIYVRGAQQRSMMTFLNTFRRVGGAFEIDDEGIRFWHPGGALNAIALETDVHPGFQTDWQQPLVVALTQASGLSIVHETVYESRLGFTSALNQMGAHIQLYRECLGGSDCRFGQRNFLHSAVVSGPTKLQGADLVIPDLRGGFSYLIAALAAQGTSRVHGIDLINRGYENFMDKLEKLGAKVELPGGSLV from the coding sequence ATGACCGGCACAGACGATGTCCTGCTTGTCCACGGCGGAACCCCGCTCGAGGGCGAGATCCGCGTCCGCGGCGCCAAGAACCTGGTGCCCAAGGCGATGGTCGCCGCACTGCTCGGAAGCGGGCCCAGCCGGCTCCGCAACGTGCCCGACATCCGTGATGTGCGGGTGGTCCGGGGACTGCTGCAGCTGCACGGTGTGACCGTCCGCCCCGGTGACGAGCCGGGCGAACTGATCCTGGACCCCTCCCACGTCGAGAGCGCGAACGTCGCCGACATCGACGCGCACGCGGGCTCGTCGCGCATTCCGATCCTCTTCTGCGGCCCGCTGCTGCACCGTCTGGGCCACGCCTTCATCCCGGGTCTCGGCGGCTGCGACATCGGCGGCCGGCCCATCGACTTCCACTTCGAGGTGCTGCGCCAGTTCGGCGCGACGATCGAGAAGCGGGCGGACGGCCAGTACCTGGAGGCCCCGCAGCGACTGCGCGGCTGCAAGATCAGGCTGCCGTACCCGTCGGTGGGCTCCACGGAGCAGGTGCTGCTGACGGCCGTGCTCGCCGAAGGTGTCACCGAACTGTCCAACGCGGCCGTGGAGCCGGAGATCGAGGACCTCATCTGCGTACTGCAGAAGATGGGCGCGATCATCTCGATGGACACCGACCGGACCATCCGGATCACGGGTGTCGACCGGCTCGACGGTTACACCCACCGGGCCATCCCGGACCGCCTGGAGGCCGCCTCCTGGGCGTCCGCGGCGCTGGCGACCGAAGGCAACATCTACGTGCGCGGCGCCCAGCAGCGCTCGATGATGACCTTCCTGAACACCTTCCGCCGGGTCGGCGGGGCCTTCGAGATCGACGACGAGGGCATCCGCTTCTGGCACCCGGGCGGCGCGCTGAACGCCATCGCCCTGGAGACGGACGTGCACCCCGGCTTCCAGACGGACTGGCAGCAGCCCCTGGTGGTGGCGCTGACACAGGCCAGCGGCCTGTCCATCGTCCACGAGACGGTGTACGAGTCGCGGCTCGGCTTCACCTCGGCGCTCAACCAGATGGGCGCGCACATCCAGCTCTACCGCGAATGCCTGGGCGGCTCCGACTGCCGCTTCGGCCAGCGCAACTTCCTGCACTCGGCGGTCGTGTCGGGTCCCACGAAGCTCCAGGGCGCCGATCTGGTCATTCCCGACCTGCGCGGCGGCTTCTCGTACCTGATCGCCGCTCTGGCGGCGCAGGGCACCTCGCGGGTGCACGGCATCGACCTGATCAACCGCGGCTACGAGAACTTCATGGACAAGCTGGAGAAGCTCGGCGCGAAGGTCGAGCTGCCGGGCGGGTCGCTCGTCTAG
- a CDS encoding YqgE/AlgH family protein: MTEVSSLTGRLLVAAPALADPNFDRAVVLLLDHDEEGSLGVVLNRPTPVGVGDILAPWAGLAGEPDVVFQGGPVSLDSALGVAVIPGDDGPLGWRRVHGAIGLVDLETPPELLAASLGSLRIFAGYAGWGPGQLEAELGDGAWYVVESEPGDVSSPRPENLWRAVLRRQRSELAMIATYPDDPSLN; the protein is encoded by the coding sequence ATGACGGAGGTGTCCTCGCTCACAGGGCGGCTGCTCGTGGCCGCCCCCGCCCTGGCGGACCCGAATTTCGACCGCGCGGTGGTGCTGCTCCTCGACCACGACGAGGAGGGCTCGCTCGGCGTGGTCCTGAACCGCCCGACCCCGGTCGGTGTCGGTGACATCCTCGCGCCCTGGGCCGGACTCGCCGGGGAACCGGACGTGGTCTTCCAAGGTGGCCCCGTCTCGCTCGACTCCGCGCTCGGCGTGGCAGTGATCCCCGGCGACGACGGCCCTCTCGGCTGGCGCCGGGTGCACGGGGCGATCGGCCTGGTGGACCTGGAGACGCCGCCGGAGCTGCTGGCCGCCTCCCTCGGATCGCTGCGGATCTTCGCCGGGTACGCGGGCTGGGGCCCGGGACAGCTGGAGGCGGAGCTCGGTGACGGTGCCTGGTACGTCGTCGAGTCCGAACCCGGCGACGTGTCCTCGCCCCGCCCGGAGAACCTCTGGCGGGCGGTCCTGCGGCGCCAGCGCAGCGAGCTCGCGATGATCGCGACGTATCCGGACGACCCCTCGCTGAACTGA
- a CDS encoding DUF3039 domain-containing protein produces MSTLEPDRGAGTGTLVEPTPQVSHGDGDHERYAHYVQKDKIMASALEGTPVVALCGKVWVPGRDPKKYPVCPMCKEIYESMGVGGDKDKGGKDKK; encoded by the coding sequence ATGAGCACTCTTGAGCCCGATCGCGGGGCAGGTACGGGGACCCTCGTAGAGCCGACCCCACAGGTGTCGCACGGCGACGGCGACCACGAGCGCTACGCCCATTACGTCCAGAAGGACAAGATCATGGCGAGTGCCCTGGAGGGCACTCCCGTGGTGGCGCTGTGCGGGAAGGTCTGGGTACCGGGGCGCGACCCCAAGAAGTATCCGGTCTGCCCCATGTGCAAGGAGATCTACGAGTCCATGGGCGTCGGTGGCGACAAGGACAAGGGCGGCAAGGACAAGAAGTAG